The segment GCAAGTCCGAGATCACCGACAAGAAGAAGCGCTATGCCGCCGGCGTGCTGAAATACGCCCAGATGGGCTATTGGGACGGCGATTACCAGCCCAAGGACACCGATGTGCTGGCGCTGTTCCGTATCACCCCGCAGGACGGCGTGGACCCCATCGAGGCGGCGGCGGCCGTGGCCGGCGAAAGCTCGACCGCGACCTGGACCGTGGTCTGGACCGACCGGCTGACCGCCTGCGACCAGTATCGCGCCAAGGCCTACAAGGTCGAGCCGGTCCCGGGGCAGCCGGGCCAGTATTTCTGCTACGTCGCCTATGACCTGATCCTGTTCGAGGAAGGCTCGATCGCCAACGTCACCGCCTCGATCATCGGCAACGTGTTCTCCTTCAAGCCGCTGCTGGCCGCCCGGCTCGAGGACATGCGGTTCCCGGTCGCCTATATGAAGACCTTTGCCGGCCCCCCCACCGGCATCGTGGTCGAGCGCGAGCGGCTGGACAAGTTCGGCCGCCCGCTGCTCGGCGCCACCACCAAGCCCAAGCTGGGGCTGTCGGGCAAGAATTACGGCCGCGTGGTCTATGAGGGGCTGAAGGGCGGGCTCGACTTCATGAAGGATGACGAGAACATCAACTCGCAACCCTTCATGCATTGGCGCGACCGCTTCCTTTATTGCATGGAGGCGGTGAACAAGGCCACCGCCGTCACCGGCGAGGTCAAGGGCCATTACCTGAACATCACCGCCGGCACCATGGAGGAGATGTATCGCCGCGCCGAACTGGCCAAGGAACTGGGCTCGGTCATCGTCATGGTGGACCTGATCGTCGGCTGGACGGCGATCCAGTCGATCTCGAACTGGTGCCGGCAGAACGACATGATCCTGCACATGCACCGCGCCGGGCACGGCACCTATACCCGGCAGAAGAACCACGGCATCAGCTTCCGCGTCATCGCCAAATGGCTGCGCATGGCCGGCGTCGACCACCTGCATTGCGGCACCGCCGTCGGCAAGCTGGAGGGCGATCCGCTGACCGTGCAGGGCTATTACAACGTCTGCCGCGAGATGGTGAATGCGGTCGACCTGCCGCGCGGCCTGTTCTTCGAACAGGACTGGGGCAATCTCAAGAAGGTGATGCCGGTCGCCTCGGGCGGCATCCATGCCGGGCAGATGCACCAGTTGCTGGACCTGTTCGGCGACGACGTGGTCCTGCAGTTCGGCGGCGGCACCATCGGCCAC is part of the Paracoccus sp. TOH genome and harbors:
- a CDS encoding form I ribulose bisphosphate carboxylase large subunit: MNELSKSEITDKKKRYAAGVLKYAQMGYWDGDYQPKDTDVLALFRITPQDGVDPIEAAAAVAGESSTATWTVVWTDRLTACDQYRAKAYKVEPVPGQPGQYFCYVAYDLILFEEGSIANVTASIIGNVFSFKPLLAARLEDMRFPVAYMKTFAGPPTGIVVERERLDKFGRPLLGATTKPKLGLSGKNYGRVVYEGLKGGLDFMKDDENINSQPFMHWRDRFLYCMEAVNKATAVTGEVKGHYLNITAGTMEEMYRRAELAKELGSVIVMVDLIVGWTAIQSISNWCRQNDMILHMHRAGHGTYTRQKNHGISFRVIAKWLRMAGVDHLHCGTAVGKLEGDPLTVQGYYNVCREMVNAVDLPRGLFFEQDWGNLKKVMPVASGGIHAGQMHQLLDLFGDDVVLQFGGGTIGHPMGIQAGATANRVALEAMVLARNEGVDIRAEGPEVLRKAAKWCKPLEAALDTWGNITFNYTSTDTSDFVPTASVS